The Helicoverpa armigera isolate CAAS_96S chromosome 28, ASM3070526v1, whole genome shotgun sequence genomic interval ATTTATTCACTTGTGTACTAATTTCtgacaataatttaaaagtacataaaaattaacCTATTGGAATAATCTATTTGAATTTTCAATCTgcaacttaattaatatttcaagaagAGAATAAGAATCATTACTTACAGAGCCAAATAAGGATTGATAAATAATCTAACTGGATTGTACTTAATGATGAACAAACCTAAATATCGAACAAAACATAATACCGCATAATACGCCTTCACTGCAAAACGTAATACActtagtataatataataataaaatccttatgtaatacctatgcttaacaaataaataatatgattctgattttgttatttcagaATAAAGATGGCATCCCCAAGCTACCCCACACCTTCCGAGATAGCTGAACTGCAAACAGACACCATAATAAAAGAAGAAACTGAAATAGACAATCTACCTGAAGATATTCCACTAGATATAAAGACAGAAATACACTTAGACGATACCAGTATACATGAAAGCTTAGACAACCCTTTCAGTAATGTTCATGTAGAAGTAAAGCAAGAATCGATATCGGTGAGCATCGAAAAAGAGGGTAGCGATATTGACGATGGTTGTACAAAAATGGATGATGTTTTTCATCCAAAAGAAGAACTTGAACATTATGTATCGGTACCTAAATTCGAAATGGATTGTGTAGAGAATGGAGTAAAACAAGAACCAGTTGTGGGTGATGAATCGTTGGTGACGTATGACTATCCGAACTTTGATGATGATGTCGGAAGTATGGATAGTAATGAAGCAGCTGCTTTGAATCAGGTTGAAGCCTGTTTGCAGGATgatatgaatattaaatgtGAAGATGAGGATTATGAGGTAGGTGTCATTGTTACTTACactatttataataattctaAACCGCTTTGGGTGAAAATTGGCACGTAGGGTTGTACATTGGTACCTAGCTTGGACCCTTTTAATCTACGTAAGGGAAGTAGTTACCTGCGGATGCGGATGAAAACACAGGCGGAAGGtataacaatacatataatGACATTCAGATTTTGGTGTGACTGAGAAATGGAAATGTGTACTAGTGTTTTTTGCCAATGCGAAGCTGGTTAGGCCTACTTTCAGACAGAAGTAGAACTagacttttatgtattttactcaTCTGTGCAGTAACAGATTTATTAATCCTTTTACATGAACTGATTATTTCCTGATTATTAATTGCTAGTTGATGAGTACATGTACTCTTccttataatacctattatctCTTACAACataagaataaaaatgttcTATTTAATTCCACAGCAAAAAGAAGATTACGACAAAATAGACATCAAAGAAGAATCTGATTTAACAGTCACAGAAACACATTTAATATCAAACAAAGTTATAAACACCACTTCAACTATAACAAACCCACACGACGGCCTTATTGAATCTAAAACCACTAAAACTTTAGTCATGGAAATACTTCCCATGAGCCAGACAAATATGGGATTCTCCAAAATTGGCAACCCAGAAGAAATTTTGCCAACCACATATGACAATGGTGATGATTATATGGACTATCAAGATTCATTCCAACTAAATTCCATCACAGGTAACGTATTATCGCTAGAACAAGAGGCATACGGCCTCCTTAAAGCCAAAGGTAAAAAGAAGGATTTAGGAGAAGCTACTGTTACCTGTCCAAAGTGCCCAAAAACTTATAGACATAAAAGTCTTCTCAAGAGACATTTGGCAGTCCACGATGGCATAGAGAAACGCGCTCAAGGCCACATACGAAGTCAGATAACAAGAAAAGACAATAGAAATAAGAAGTTAAAAGCAGAACTAGAAAGCCAATTAGTcaaaaaagaggaaaaaatcAAGAAGGAAGGTTACGAATGTACTTGTGGCCAAACTTTTCGAAGGCGAAGTCGCATGGAAACTTGCTTGAGGTCCCACAATCTATTTTCTGATACTAACACGTATCCTTGTGTCTCTTGCAATAAGCAGTTTAAGAACAAAGAAGAATTAGCTTTA includes:
- the LOC110371465 gene encoding zinc finger protein 184, with the protein product MASPSYPTPSEIAELQTDTIIKEETEIDNLPEDIPLDIKTEIHLDDTSIHESLDNPFSNVHVEVKQESISVSIEKEGSDIDDGCTKMDDVFHPKEELEHYVSVPKFEMDCVENGVKQEPVVGDESLVTYDYPNFDDDVGSMDSNEAAALNQVEACLQDDMNIKCEDEDYEQKEDYDKIDIKEESDLTVTETHLISNKVINTTSTITNPHDGLIESKTTKTLVMEILPMSQTNMGFSKIGNPEEILPTTYDNGDDYMDYQDSFQLNSITGNVLSLEQEAYGLLKAKGKKKDLGEATVTCPKCPKTYRHKSLLKRHLAVHDGIEKRAQGHIRSQITRKDNRNKKLKAELESQLVKKEEKIKKEGYECTCGQTFRRRSRMETCLRSHNLFSDTNTYPCVSCNKQFKNKEELALHRKRLHRKRFPCKFCPTDYHTRKELFKHLQVHQKVQLMEYKVISEVVKGKQKLKCFMCNKSYMELSDLKCHVMDDHKEPYSCPRCKRTFSKIIDFGNHTKTFHPEVEGQSVLDVLEAFSKLVKAWKCEECGLQFHEADKLAMHQIEKHSPDVKTEMQFQCTDCRRVFVSQKGLTSHRRIHHSTETVEETEPVEQGVMCLECRKICKDMTALLSHMRFHNPDRKYPCKFCDFRFATPEKRKAHAEIHTGDMKYVCFICEYQCSSENRLKQHKLSPKHINMKEFLLTGKPIVQEAQSSAKQEKIKETLRKKEWGVKEKKKKEKSRSESCSEVACDICGDKFPSESEMSEHKLTHPFIEFPNEDTPSRIFFK